The following coding sequences lie in one Lolium perenne isolate Kyuss_39 chromosome 2, Kyuss_2.0, whole genome shotgun sequence genomic window:
- the LOC127334261 gene encoding U-box domain-containing protein 9, translated as MAKPPPADEEEETAALRRRLRKLVATVTAGCAGADAFDEAAAALAALRQAEVGGSGKGARGPGEEARPAEDADAEAVPAQFLCPISSKIMADPVVVESGQTYDRRFIVKWFSAGNQMCPQTKQVILNTTLIPNLLIRSMIAQWCTENGFALPPLENQEEDYVSNSERRTFDEIFNKITSSSNSTEQKQAIKGLRLLTKRSSEFRALLEEKPESISQMTFARFSTPGLQNDPQVVEDMVTIILNFSLHDSNKKIIGDDPEAIPFLIWALKSGDMGSRSNSAAAIFTLSALDSNKQKIGELGAIEPLIDLLDHGSIIAKKDAASAIFNLCMLHENRSIATNCGIVDVALRAIGDQSLVEESLAILALLSSNYDMVELMIEFGGATCMLQAIRESECKRSKENAAVILFSICMYNRKKVKEVEEDENTNGSLASLAQNGTPRARRKATAILEMMKRAKPMHNRHSSC; from the exons ATGGCGAAGCCGCCGCCggcagacgaggaggaggagaccgCGGCGCTGCGGCGGCGCCTGAGGAAGCTCGTGGCGACCGTCACCGCCGGGTGCGCCGGCGCCGACGCCTTCGACGAGGCCGCCGCGGCGCTCGCGGCGCTGAGGCAGGCGGAGGTCGGCGGGAGCGGCAAGGGCGCCCGCGGCCCTGGAGAGGAGGCCCGCCCCGCGGAGGATGCGGACGCGGAGGCCGTGCCGGCGCAGTTCCTCTGCCCGATTTCGTCCAAGATCATGGCGGATCCCGTCGTCGTCGAGTCCGGGCAG ACCTATGATCGTCGTTTCATAGTGAAGTGGTTTAGTGCAgggaaccagatgtgtccgcagacCAAGCAAGTGATCTTAAACACAACCCTCATTCCTAACCTCCTCATTCGAAGCATGATAGCACAGTGGTGCACAGAGAATGGGTTTGCCTTGCCACCACTTGAGAACCAAGAGGAAGATTATGTTAGCAACAGTGAGCGAAGAACATTTGATGAAATATTCAACAAAATAACTTCGTCATCAAACAGTACTGAACAGAAACAAGCGATCAAGGGTCTCCGGCTGCTTACCAAGCGTAGCAGTGAATTTAGAGCTCTTTTGGAAGAGAAGCCAGAGTCCATATCACAAATGACCTTTGCGCGGTTTTCCACCCCAGGATTGCAGAATGATCCACAAGTAGTGGAGGATATGGTGACTATAATTCTCAACTTCTCACTACATGATAGTAATAagaagataattggagatgacccCGAAGCTATCCCATTTCTCATATGGGCACTAAAATCGGGAGACATGGGGAGCCGCAGCAATTCTGCAGCTGCCATCTTCACTCTGTCAGCTCTTGACTCCAACAAGCAGAAGATTGGTGAATTAGGGGCAATTGAACCTTTGATTGATCTTCTTGATCATGGCAGCATCATAGCAAAGAAAGATGCGGCATCAGCGATTTTCAATCTATGCATGCTTCATGAGAACAGATCAATAGCTACAAACTGTGGGATTGTTGATGTGGCACTGAGAGCCATTGGAGATCAGTCACTTGTCGAGGAATCCTTGGCCATACTTGCTTTATTATCAAGCAACTATGACATGGTAGAGCTGATGATAGAGTTTGGTGGTGCCACTTGTATGCTCCAGGCAATAAGGGAGAGCGAGTGCAAGCGCAGCAAAGAGAATGCAGCGGTAATCCTCTTCTCAATCTGTATGTACAATCGGAAAAAGGTTAAAGAGGTCGAGGAGGACGAGAATACAAATGGCTCATTGGCTTCTCTTGCACAGAATGGGACTCCAAGAGCCAGGAGGAAGGCTACCGCTATCCTTGAGATGATGAAAAGAGCAAAACCCATGCACAACAGGCATAGTTCTTGTTAG
- the LOC127334262 gene encoding uncharacterized protein: protein MEPPPPPPPPPPPPPPSLPSVLAHLRSLVSAASSALSSLPSPLLPSTTTTTTTTLTAPPPTAPLPLPSSPTAAVPLPLPATPAPYHDCPAVVRTTNPPPASTSLPAFFAAHCSSSPTTAPSLPSPPRILPSELCLLRRELDSWDIHHLPRAYSYTTARVVKALRPGAPHCVSTQLQRWLLATSPSHGVTIDAATRDHIYVLVKLCLTAAAAEAECSLEQHALNGQSGEVRVDPRALTFECPRLADGVSWLAAQLEVLYGKGSAGLLAVQVVKEAVLRLGYCLAAGVGGSSGEEGGSGVRDAGADGRVLLSQVADAIAALHERLSLEKKIRALRAPRPSKHQLLLEYSQVLERGHVERSKRPDYRPVLEYDGILPRRGDNQESGRSKTREELLAEERDYKRRRMSYRGKKMKRNPTEILRDIIDEHMEDIKQAGGVDCLAEAPSEIAQNMLKTNSDGGAYHGSYYPTNRSYDKAVLGSRLPSRENSPHSDSFGRVSSRSHDTRDSYGNTRYENSRHQYQNASEPTKGGTRESENAMDRGYSDQHENGTHKRSTNDQSKYGHMYKSTSDYHSESSDRSTRSTQIPKSLEREYGGMSGNRSNDRTRRNQSLHRSMPLNKDQFSDRYDPQSRYSDEDLPRSMCYDVSDGKHEIYHDEIHPREHHIRKRDHNH from the exons atggagccgccgccgccgccgccgccgcctccaccgcctccaccaccCTCCCTGCCGTCGGTTCTCGCCCACCTGCGGTCCCTcgtctccgccgcctcctccgctctatcctccctcccctcccctctcctcccctccaccaccaccaccaccaccaccaccctcaCCGCACCACCGCCCACCGCCCCGCTCCCCCTCCCCTCCTCCCCGACCGCCGCAGTCCCGCTCCCCCTCCCCGCCACGCCCGCCCCCTACCACGACTGCCCGGCCGTCGTCCGCACCACCAACCCACCGCCCGCCTCCACCTCCCTCCCCGCCTTCTTCGCCGCCCACTGCTCCTCCTCCCCCACCACCGCCCcatccctcccctcccctccccgcaTCCTCCCGTCCGAGCTCTGCCTCCTGCGCCGTGAACTGGACTCCTGGGACATCCACCACCTCCCCAGAGCCTACTCCTACACCACTGCCCGCGTGGTGAAGGCCCTTCGCCCCGGCGCCCCGCACTGCGTCTCGACCCAGCTACAGCGCTGGCTGCTCGCGACCTCCCCGAGCCACGGCGTCACCATCGACGCGGCCACTCGAGACCACATATATGTACTAGTCAAGCTGTGCCTGACCGCGGCGGCCGCGGAGGCCGAGTGCTCGCTGGAACAACACGCTCTAAACGGGCAGAGCGGGGAGGTCCGTGTTGATCCCAGGGCTCTGACGTTCGAGTGCCCCAGGCTGGCTGACGGCGTCTCGTGGCTGGCCGCGCAGCTCGAGGTTCTCTATGGGAAGGGCAGTGCCGGGCTCCTCGCGGTTCAAGTGGTGAAGGAGGCGGTTCTAAGGCTGGGGTATTGTTTGGCTGCTGGTGTTGGTGGAAGTTCAGGTGAAGAAGGAGGAAGTGGAGTGAGGGATGCTGGGGCAGATGGCCGTGTATTGCTTTCCCAGGTTGCTGATGCCATTGCGGCCTTGCATGAGAGGCTGTCCCTGGAGAAGAAGATCAGGGCTCTGCGAGCGCCACGCCCCTCCAAACATCAGCT GTTGCTTGAATattcacaagtgctggaacgaggCCATGTTGAGCGGTCAAAACGACCAGACTACAGACCTGTTCTGGAGTATGATGGAATTCTACCACGCCGAGGGGATAACCAG GAATCTGGTAGATCCAAGACAAGGGAGGAACTCTTAGCTGAAGAACGAGATTACAAGAGAAGAAGAATGTCTTACCGCGGCAAGAAAATGAAACGAAATCCAACAGAG ATATTAAGAGACATAATTGATGAGCATATGGAGGACATAAAACAGGCAGGTGGGGTTGATTGTCTTGCAGAAGCTCCTTCTGAGATTGCACAAAATATGCTCAAGACCAATTCTGACGGAGGCGCATACCATGGAAGTTATTATCCTACTAACAGGTCTTATGATAAGGCAGTTTTGGGTTCTCGATTACCTAGTCGTGAGAACTCACCACATAGTGATTCTTTTGGAAGAGTTTCATCAAGGAGCCATGACACAAGGGATTCATATGGCAACACAAGATATGAAAATAGTAGACACCAGTACCAAAATGCATCTGAACCTACCAAAGGAGGGACCAGAGAATCTGAAAATGCAATGGATCGAGGCTATTCTGACCAGCATGAGAACGGCACACATAAAAGAAGCACCAATGATCAAAGCAAATATGGTCATATGTATAAGAGTACCTCGGATTACCATTCTGAATCATCTGATCGTTCCACTCGGTCGACACAAATACCAAAATCACTGGAGAGAGAATATGGCGGCATGTCAGGAAATAGAAGCAATGATAGAACTAGAAGAAATCAGAGTCTCCATAGGTCAATGCCTCTAAACAAAGATCAGTTCAGTGATAGATATGATCCCCAAAGCAGATATTCTGACGAAGATCTTCCAAGAAGCATGTGTTATGATGTGTCTGACGGAAAGCATGAAATATACCATGATGAGATTCATCCTCGTGAACATCATATAAGAAAGCGTGATCACAATCACTGA